In Candidatus Roseilinea sp., one DNA window encodes the following:
- a CDS encoding ABC transporter substrate-binding protein, translated as MKRREFLSVAAKGAAIGAASTAFAAPTIVRAQTTIRWQMATSWPIALDTIYGAAVYFTERVAALTDGRFQITPNPAGKLSKGLDILDVVSQGAVPIGHTASYYYVGKSPITAFGTAVPFGMTFRQQNAWLYEGGGLQLLQEMYAKKFGVIQWPAGNTGAQMGGWFRKEVNKVSDLQGLKMRIPGLGGEVMKRLGVTVQTIPGGEIFQALQTGTVDAAEWVGPYDDEKLGFFKVAKFYYYPGWWEPAPSLEVEVNLNEWNKLPKTYQEAIKSAAAEANQNMMARYDARNAAALAKLTAQGVQVKQYSKEIMDAAQKAAMALYDEFASKDADFKKVYESWKTFKAESDKWFGLNEYTIEGFLFGKS; from the coding sequence ATGAAACGTCGTGAATTCCTGTCCGTAGCTGCCAAGGGTGCGGCCATCGGCGCGGCCTCGACTGCCTTCGCCGCCCCGACGATCGTGCGTGCTCAGACGACAATCCGCTGGCAAATGGCCACAAGCTGGCCGATCGCGCTGGACACGATCTACGGCGCGGCCGTGTATTTCACCGAACGCGTTGCTGCGCTGACCGACGGCAGATTTCAGATTACCCCCAACCCGGCGGGCAAGCTCTCCAAAGGCCTTGACATCCTGGACGTCGTCTCGCAAGGTGCCGTGCCGATCGGCCATACGGCATCGTACTACTACGTCGGCAAGAGCCCGATTACGGCGTTCGGCACGGCCGTCCCGTTCGGCATGACCTTCCGCCAGCAGAACGCTTGGCTATACGAGGGCGGCGGGCTGCAGTTGCTGCAGGAGATGTATGCCAAGAAGTTCGGCGTGATCCAGTGGCCGGCCGGCAATACCGGCGCACAGATGGGCGGCTGGTTCCGCAAGGAGGTCAACAAGGTCAGCGACCTGCAAGGGTTGAAGATGCGCATCCCTGGTCTAGGCGGCGAAGTAATGAAGCGCCTGGGCGTGACGGTGCAGACCATCCCCGGCGGTGAAATCTTCCAGGCGCTGCAAACGGGCACGGTGGATGCTGCCGAGTGGGTCGGCCCTTACGACGACGAGAAGCTCGGCTTCTTCAAGGTCGCCAAGTTCTACTACTACCCGGGCTGGTGGGAGCCTGCCCCTTCACTCGAAGTGGAGGTCAACCTGAACGAATGGAACAAGTTGCCCAAGACCTACCAGGAGGCGATCAAGAGCGCGGCGGCCGAGGCCAACCAGAACATGATGGCGCGCTACGATGCCCGCAACGCCGCTGCACTGGCCAAGTTGACGGCGCAGGGCGTCCAGGTGAAGCAATACAGCAAGGAGATCATGGACGCGGCTCAGAAAGCGGCCATGGCGCTCTACGACGAGTTCGCCAGCAAGGATGCCGACTTCAAGAAGGTCTACGAAAGCTGGAAGACGTTCAAGGCGGAGTCGGACAAGTGGTTCGGCCTGAACGAATATACGATCGAGGGCTTCCTCTTCGGCAAATCCTAG
- a CDS encoding 23S rRNA (guanosine(2251)-2'-O)-methyltransferase RlmB, protein MECLYSRQAVRECLRAHRRAIHRLLIGEGVEDAPIIREIRTLAQQRRIPISTVRRDALNAISPHAQGVALEVGAYPYAGLEDIFAEAEARGEPPFILILDSLQDPQNFGSLIRTAEAAGLHGVVIGERRSVGVTPAVVNASSGASEHLRVAQVVNLARAVEAMKARDVWVAALHAEAPRTIYEADLRGALALIVGSEGEGVSRLLRDKADFVLRLPMRGRVASLNAAVAGAVAIYEALRQRAG, encoded by the coding sequence ATGGAATGCCTGTATAGCCGCCAAGCCGTCCGCGAGTGCCTGCGCGCACACCGGCGCGCCATCCATCGCCTGCTCATCGGCGAGGGCGTGGAGGATGCACCGATCATCCGTGAGATTCGTACGCTGGCTCAACAACGGCGCATTCCGATCAGCACCGTCCGGCGCGACGCGCTGAACGCCATCTCCCCGCATGCACAGGGGGTAGCGCTAGAAGTGGGCGCCTATCCCTACGCCGGCCTCGAGGACATCTTCGCCGAGGCCGAGGCGCGCGGCGAGCCGCCCTTCATCCTCATCTTGGATTCGCTACAAGACCCGCAGAACTTCGGCAGCCTGATCCGCACGGCGGAGGCCGCCGGTCTGCACGGTGTCGTGATCGGCGAGCGCCGCAGTGTGGGCGTGACGCCGGCGGTGGTGAATGCCTCGTCGGGTGCCAGCGAGCACCTGCGCGTGGCGCAGGTGGTCAACCTGGCGCGTGCGGTCGAGGCGATGAAGGCGCGCGATGTGTGGGTCGCTGCCCTTCACGCTGAAGCACCGCGCACGATTTACGAGGCCGATCTGCGCGGCGCGCTGGCCCTGATCGTTGGCAGCGAAGGCGAAGGGGTGAGCCGGCTGCTGCGCGACAAAGCCGACTTCGTGCTGCGGCTGCCCATGCGTGGGCGCGTGGCCTCGCTGAATGCAGCGGTCGCCGGCGCGGTGGCGATCTACGAAGCGCTGCGGCAGAGAGCGGGGTGA
- a CDS encoding sugar transporter, with protein MNASTSTAEKVPLRTKLAFGSGDIGPAVATAIMSFFLLYFFTDVARLDPAAASVILLITKIWDAVNDPLIGLLSDRINTRWGRRRPWFLFGAVPFGLAFFLLFQTPQLGDAAKFAYYLIVSLLLDTMFTVVNVPYTALTPELSRDYDERTSLNSYRFAFSIAAGLIAAVTHPIIVNAVAANADVQTGYAVSALIWAVVCTVPFFFAFWGTYERHTPEEAESLPFVESLKWSFRNRAFRYAAGIYLLSWLVVQTVSTLIVYYLTYWLRRPEITPLVLLAVQGSSLIWLFIWNAVSRRVGKKGVYFIGMSAWVATSLVLFAVQPDWPTWSVIALAALAGVGVAVAYLIPWAMLPDVIELDELETGRRREGAFYGLFVLLQKLGLALGLFAVGQVLNATGYITPPPGVTTPIVQPDSALLAIRLMMGPVAAGILIAGMLLVARFPITKASHEQTLRELEARRAAVKPAA; from the coding sequence ATGAACGCATCAACCTCGACCGCCGAGAAAGTCCCCCTCCGCACCAAGCTGGCTTTCGGCAGCGGCGACATTGGCCCGGCCGTCGCCACGGCCATCATGAGCTTCTTCCTGCTCTACTTCTTCACCGACGTCGCACGGCTCGATCCGGCCGCCGCCAGCGTCATCCTGCTGATCACCAAGATTTGGGACGCAGTAAACGATCCGTTGATCGGCCTGCTCTCCGATCGCATCAACACGCGCTGGGGGCGCCGGCGACCGTGGTTCTTGTTCGGCGCGGTTCCGTTCGGGCTGGCCTTCTTCCTGCTGTTTCAGACACCCCAACTCGGTGACGCCGCCAAGTTCGCCTACTACCTGATCGTGTCGTTGCTGCTGGACACAATGTTCACCGTGGTCAACGTGCCCTATACCGCGCTGACGCCGGAACTCAGCCGTGACTACGACGAACGCACCAGCCTGAATTCATACCGCTTCGCCTTCAGCATCGCCGCCGGCCTGATCGCCGCGGTCACCCATCCGATCATCGTGAATGCAGTCGCAGCGAATGCCGACGTGCAAACCGGCTATGCCGTCTCGGCGTTGATCTGGGCAGTCGTGTGCACGGTGCCGTTCTTCTTTGCCTTTTGGGGCACCTACGAGCGCCACACGCCGGAAGAGGCCGAATCGCTGCCGTTCGTCGAGAGCCTGAAGTGGAGCTTTCGCAACCGCGCCTTTCGATACGCTGCCGGCATCTACTTGCTCTCCTGGCTGGTCGTACAGACGGTGAGCACGCTGATCGTGTATTACCTGACCTACTGGCTGCGCCGGCCGGAGATCACCCCGCTGGTGCTGCTGGCAGTGCAGGGGAGTTCGCTGATCTGGCTGTTCATCTGGAACGCGGTCAGCCGGCGGGTGGGCAAGAAAGGCGTGTATTTCATCGGCATGTCGGCCTGGGTCGCGACGTCGCTGGTGCTATTCGCCGTGCAACCCGACTGGCCGACCTGGAGCGTGATCGCGCTGGCGGCGCTGGCCGGCGTCGGCGTTGCCGTAGCGTATCTGATCCCGTGGGCGATGCTGCCCGATGTGATCGAGCTGGATGAGCTGGAGACCGGCCGCCGGCGCGAAGGGGCGTTCTATGGCCTGTTCGTGCTTCTGCAAAAGCTCGGCCTGGCGTTGGGGTTGTTCGCGGTTGGGCAGGTGCTGAATGCAACGGGCTACATCACGCCGCCGCCCGGCGTCACGACGCCGATCGTCCAGCCGGACAGCGCGTTGCTCGCCATCCGGCTGATGATGGGGCCGGTCGCTGCTGGGATCTTGATCGCAGGCATGTTGCTCGTCGCGCGCTTCCCGATCACCAAGGCCAGCCACGAACAGACGCTGCGTGAGCTGGAAGCGCGGCGCGCTGCAGTGAAGCCTGCTGCCTAG
- a CDS encoding selenium metabolism hydrolase, with protein MRELCAIPSMDSQIAAVGERCAQEMRRLSFDEVRFDAMGNILGRVGKGRRIIVFDSHIDTVGVGDPSQWQWDPFAGKVEDGVLYARGACDEKGSTPGMIYGLALARDLSLLDGWTAYYFGNMEEACDGIAPRAFVEHDPKVRPDYVVIGEPTRMQVYRGHKGRVEMKVTAKGRSAHAASNWLGDNAIYKLLPVIAGVRDLDPHLRAHDFLGKGTITVSDMRVSTPSINAVPDEATIFIDRRITFGDTLESALAEVQAIIDAAQSAGRATQDAAASHVSRLASIQLELLKYDAPSYTGFRLVVDKYFPAWALDESHPLVQAALATTELVFGQRATTGKWDFSTNGTYWVGIAGIPAIGFGPGDEIYAHTVLDQVPLDDVVQATKFYAALPAML; from the coding sequence ATGCGCGAGCTGTGCGCCATCCCCAGCATGGACTCGCAAATCGCGGCGGTGGGCGAGCGCTGCGCCCAGGAGATGCGCCGGCTCAGCTTCGATGAAGTGCGCTTCGATGCGATGGGCAATATCCTGGGGCGCGTGGGCAAGGGCCGGCGCATCATCGTCTTCGACTCGCACATTGACACGGTCGGTGTGGGTGATCCATCGCAGTGGCAGTGGGATCCGTTTGCGGGCAAGGTCGAGGACGGCGTGCTCTACGCGCGCGGCGCGTGCGACGAGAAGGGCAGCACGCCCGGCATGATCTACGGCCTTGCCCTCGCGCGCGACCTGAGTCTGCTCGACGGCTGGACGGCCTACTACTTCGGCAACATGGAGGAGGCATGCGACGGTATCGCCCCGCGCGCGTTCGTCGAGCACGATCCGAAGGTGCGGCCGGATTACGTCGTCATCGGCGAGCCGACCCGTATGCAGGTCTATCGCGGGCACAAGGGCCGCGTGGAGATGAAAGTCACGGCCAAAGGGCGCAGCGCGCACGCCGCCAGCAACTGGCTGGGGGATAACGCCATCTACAAGCTGCTGCCGGTCATCGCCGGCGTCCGCGACCTCGACCCACACCTGCGCGCGCACGACTTCCTCGGCAAGGGCACGATCACCGTCAGCGACATGCGCGTGAGCACGCCCAGCATCAACGCCGTGCCGGACGAGGCGACGATCTTCATTGACCGGCGGATCACCTTCGGCGACACGCTGGAGAGCGCGCTGGCCGAGGTGCAGGCGATCATTGATGCAGCACAGAGCGCAGGACGCGCGACGCAGGACGCAGCAGCGTCTCACGTCTCGCGTCTTGCGTCCATTCAACTCGAGTTGTTGAAGTATGACGCGCCGAGCTACACCGGCTTCAGACTCGTGGTGGACAAATACTTTCCTGCTTGGGCACTGGACGAGTCGCATCCCCTCGTGCAGGCCGCGCTCGCCACAACCGAATTGGTCTTCGGGCAGCGCGCCACGACCGGCAAGTGGGACTTCTCCACCAACGGCACCTATTGGGTCGGCATTGCCGGCATCCCGGCCATCGGCTTCGGCCCCGGCGACGAAATCTATGCCCACACCGTGCTCGACCAGGTGCCGCTGGACGATGTCGTGCAGGCGACGAAATTCTACGCCGCACTGCCGGCAATGTTGTAG
- a CDS encoding dihydroorotate dehydrogenase encodes MLLQPRGYSIAGATIAVVHRSAPLPTDVAFELPRMARIVEVIRETPSVKTFVLDSAIDAQPGQFIMLWLPGVDEKPMSIAGMRPLTISVAKVGPMTTALHALRAGDMVGWRGPFGRPFRLEPGQHALLVAGGYGSAPLYVLAQAALAAGLEVTVAIGARVADELLYADKFERLGVPLLLSTNDGSRGVQGFVTDAILQSPISNLQSLTVYACGPEPMLVALHKLCRAHGWHGQLSVERYMKCGFGICGQCALDDLLVCVDGPVMTLDQLEGKHDFGRWHRGPTGRKFEI; translated from the coding sequence ATGTTGCTTCAGCCACGGGGTTATTCTATTGCCGGCGCTACAATCGCGGTTGTGCACCGTTCCGCGCCCTTGCCGACCGATGTCGCCTTCGAGCTGCCACGCATGGCGCGCATTGTCGAGGTCATTCGTGAGACGCCATCGGTGAAGACGTTCGTGCTCGATAGCGCGATTGACGCGCAGCCGGGCCAGTTCATCATGCTTTGGTTGCCCGGGGTGGACGAGAAGCCGATGAGCATCGCCGGCATGCGCCCGCTCACGATCAGCGTAGCGAAGGTCGGGCCGATGACCACGGCGCTGCACGCGCTCCGTGCCGGCGACATGGTGGGCTGGCGCGGGCCGTTCGGCCGGCCGTTCCGGCTGGAGCCGGGGCAACATGCGCTGCTGGTCGCCGGCGGCTATGGCAGCGCGCCGCTCTACGTGCTGGCACAGGCCGCGCTGGCTGCCGGACTCGAAGTCACCGTCGCCATCGGTGCGCGCGTCGCCGACGAACTGCTCTACGCCGACAAGTTCGAGCGTCTGGGCGTCCCGCTATTGCTCAGCACCAACGACGGCTCGCGCGGGGTCCAAGGCTTCGTCACCGATGCGATTCTCCAATCTCCAATCTCCAATCTCCAATCACTCACCGTCTACGCCTGCGGCCCAGAGCCGATGCTCGTCGCGCTGCACAAGCTCTGCCGCGCGCACGGCTGGCACGGCCAGCTCAGCGTCGAACGCTACATGAAGTGCGGCTTCGGCATCTGCGGGCAGTGCGCGCTGGACGATCTGCTGGTGTGCGTAGATGGGCCGGTGATGACGCTCGACCAGCTCGAAGGCAAGCACGACTTCGGGCGATGGCATCGCGGGCCGACGGGGAGGAAGTTTGAGATATGA
- the pyrC gene encoding dihydroorotase, with protein sequence MSDYGVLIRNGQIVSSAGVRRADILIEGERIAEVRDAALGQPPVADYQTLDASGLLIFPGLIDVHVHLRQPGGEHKEDFYTGTCAALAGGVTTVFAMPNTSPAIVDGASFDHAMRLAEQNAVCDFGLFLGATHTNSNLKTENSNLHECGLKIYMGSSTGDLLVEDFAAQYAHFERYPHDRVIAVHAEHEPAVRYFARRGLRRPPICAEIEVSRAVAMAAHCNRRLHICHVSTRREVEIIAEARARGVPVTCEFTPHHLFLSRQIGQNGETWGRGDQGTRGWGDQENAAIASDLPQSCFEMNPPLRDQSDVDALWVHLHVADCIATDHAPHTLEEKRGTNPPMGVPGLETMLPLLLTAAHEGKLRLEDIARLCCEGPARVYKIVGKGKIASGFDADLTLVDPSAVWVIGDRPLFTKCQWTPFAGWPVWGAVRYVFVRGRLAFDAGRITVERGFGRPVRN encoded by the coding sequence ATGAGTGATTACGGCGTGCTTATCCGCAACGGCCAGATCGTCAGCAGCGCGGGCGTGCGCCGCGCCGACATCCTGATCGAGGGCGAGCGTATCGCCGAGGTGCGTGACGCTGCTTTGGGGCAGCCGCCAGTCGCCGATTACCAGACGCTGGACGCCTCCGGCCTGCTCATCTTCCCCGGCCTGATTGACGTTCATGTGCATCTGCGCCAGCCGGGCGGTGAGCACAAGGAGGACTTCTACACCGGCACGTGTGCCGCGCTGGCCGGCGGCGTGACTACCGTCTTCGCCATGCCCAACACCTCGCCGGCCATCGTGGACGGCGCGTCGTTCGACCACGCCATGCGCCTGGCGGAGCAGAACGCCGTCTGCGACTTCGGCCTCTTTCTCGGCGCTACCCACACCAACTCGAACCTCAAAACGGAGAACTCGAACCTCCATGAGTGCGGCTTGAAGATCTACATGGGCAGCAGCACCGGCGACTTGCTCGTGGAGGACTTCGCTGCCCAGTATGCGCACTTCGAGCGCTATCCGCACGACCGCGTGATCGCCGTGCATGCCGAGCACGAGCCGGCCGTGCGCTACTTCGCCCGCCGCGGCCTGCGCCGCCCACCGATCTGCGCGGAGATCGAGGTGAGCCGCGCAGTAGCAATGGCCGCGCACTGCAACCGCCGCCTGCATATATGCCACGTCTCCACCCGGCGCGAAGTGGAGATCATCGCCGAAGCGCGAGCGCGCGGCGTGCCGGTGACGTGCGAGTTCACGCCGCATCATCTTTTCCTCAGCCGGCAGATCGGCCAGAATGGGGAGACCTGGGGACGAGGAGACCAGGGGACAAGGGGATGGGGAGACCAGGAGAATGCTGCCATCGCATCTGACCTCCCTCAGTCGTGTTTCGAGATGAACCCGCCGTTGCGCGATCAATCGGATGTGGACGCACTATGGGTGCATCTTCATGTGGCCGATTGCATCGCTACCGATCATGCGCCGCACACGCTGGAGGAGAAACGCGGCACGAACCCGCCGATGGGCGTGCCCGGCCTGGAGACGATGCTGCCGCTATTGCTGACCGCTGCGCATGAAGGCAAGCTGCGGCTGGAGGACATCGCTCGGTTGTGCTGTGAGGGGCCGGCGCGCGTCTACAAAATCGTCGGCAAGGGTAAAATCGCCTCTGGGTTCGATGCTGATCTCACCCTCGTGGACCCAAGCGCCGTATGGGTCATCGGTGACAGGCCGCTGTTCACCAAGTGCCAGTGGACGCCGTTCGCGGGTTGGCCCGTATGGGGCGCAGTGCGATACGTGTTCGTGCGCGGTCGGCTGGCATTCGACGCCGGGCGCATCACCGTCGAGCGCGGCTTTGGCCGGCCGGTGCGCAATTGA
- a CDS encoding carbohydrate kinase translates to MAKGALVIGAANFDIKGRMLHRPVLTSSNASAIRTSFGGVARNIAENLARLGVPVTLLTAVGDDYAGEDILSSADDVGVDVSRALIVENETTGTYLAALDESGDLYLGLDDLRVLQHITPDYLRLHKDAFRECDIVAFDLNLSEAAMLTAIHLAHEYHKPICVDPTSTVLAGRLRPHLPMINIVTPNLTEAEVLLRCEPIRTPSEALIAARRLVSQGVEVAVITQAERGACYATEEESGQFPALRVDIVDTTGAGDALTAAVIFGYLNDLPISDSLQLGLRAAALTLRSNETVAPELSLDRLYGFDEDVHLDDHASP, encoded by the coding sequence ATGGCAAAAGGTGCTCTCGTCATCGGCGCGGCGAACTTCGACATCAAAGGGCGGATGCTGCATCGGCCGGTGCTCACTTCGTCGAACGCCTCGGCGATTCGCACCAGCTTCGGCGGCGTCGCGCGCAACATTGCCGAGAACCTGGCACGGCTTGGCGTGCCGGTCACACTGCTCACCGCAGTTGGTGATGACTACGCCGGCGAGGACATCTTGAGCAGCGCGGACGACGTGGGCGTGGATGTGTCACGCGCCTTGATCGTGGAGAACGAGACGACCGGCACCTATCTCGCCGCGCTGGATGAGAGCGGCGACTTGTATCTCGGCTTGGACGACCTGCGGGTGCTGCAACACATCACACCGGACTATTTGCGTTTGCACAAGGACGCCTTTCGCGAATGCGACATCGTCGCCTTCGATCTGAACCTCAGCGAGGCAGCGATGCTCACGGCGATCCACCTCGCGCACGAGTACCACAAGCCGATCTGTGTGGACCCGACCTCGACGGTGCTGGCCGGCCGGCTGCGCCCGCACCTGCCGATGATCAACATTGTCACCCCCAACCTGACCGAGGCCGAGGTGCTGCTGCGTTGCGAGCCGATCCGCACGCCGTCCGAAGCGCTGATCGCCGCGCGCCGGCTGGTCAGCCAGGGCGTAGAAGTCGCCGTGATCACCCAGGCCGAACGTGGCGCGTGCTATGCCACCGAGGAGGAGAGCGGCCAGTTCCCCGCGCTGCGCGTGGACATCGTGGACACCACCGGCGCCGGTGACGCGCTGACCGCCGCGGTGATCTTCGGTTACCTGAACGACCTGCCGATCAGCGACTCACTGCAGCTCGGCCTGCGCGCCGCCGCCTTGACGTTGCGTTCCAACGAAACCGTCGCTCCTGAACTCAGCCTGGATCGCCTCTACGGCTTCGACGAGGATGTGCATCTGGACGACCACGCATCTCCCTGA
- a CDS encoding phosphatidate cytidylyltransferase encodes MPMNNWFAVIISFIYVFAVLGIAEALRRAFRLPVEFTRKVVHIAVGMWAWGTAALFTDKWFAIIPPLAFVALNYLSYRRALFTAMETGDKSNLGTVYFPIAFAAIILLFFDVSKPFMVAALMPMTWGDAFAAIIGKRYGRRHYALLDACSQRSVEGSLAMFAFSFLSVAVTLLVFGAPLDVTAAFAMVMALLATIAEAISPAGLDNLVIPASSALVYLLFVTLLQVSSVG; translated from the coding sequence ATGCCCATGAACAACTGGTTTGCCGTCATCATCTCGTTCATCTACGTCTTCGCCGTGCTGGGGATCGCCGAAGCACTGCGCCGCGCGTTCCGGCTACCGGTCGAGTTTACGCGCAAGGTAGTGCATATCGCCGTGGGCATGTGGGCCTGGGGCACGGCGGCGCTGTTCACTGACAAGTGGTTCGCCATCATCCCGCCGCTCGCCTTCGTCGCGTTGAACTACCTTTCGTACCGCCGGGCGTTGTTCACCGCGATGGAAACCGGCGACAAATCCAACCTCGGCACGGTCTACTTCCCTATCGCCTTCGCGGCGATCATCCTGCTGTTCTTCGACGTCAGCAAACCGTTCATGGTCGCGGCGTTGATGCCGATGACGTGGGGCGATGCGTTCGCTGCGATCATCGGTAAGCGCTACGGCCGGCGGCATTACGCTCTGTTGGATGCGTGTTCTCAGCGCAGCGTCGAAGGCTCGCTCGCTATGTTTGCCTTCTCATTCCTCAGCGTGGCGGTCACCTTGCTGGTCTTCGGCGCGCCGCTCGATGTGACAGCAGCCTTCGCGATGGTGATGGCGCTCCTCGCCACCATCGCCGAGGCCATCAGCCCGGCCGGCCTCGATAATCTGGTGATCCCGGCGTCGAGCGCGCTGGTCTACCTGCTCTTCGTCACGTTGCTGCAGGTCTCCTCTGTAGGCTGA
- a CDS encoding N-ethylammeline chlorohydrolase produces the protein MTLLIQNATLILPDRVVPRGYVLIEGDRIARAGEGEAPSSIIHHPSSIVIDATHMVALPGLVNAHTHLEQTFMRGYSANRALLDWLKHYIWKLQGAMTPEDVRLAVTLGLVEAMRGGATTIIDHHKVPFSRRHTDVVLETADKLGVRLVLARAWADRGANAELPGAILDDLKRLFDEWHGAANGRIHIANGPLVPWRCSPETLRRTTELARRHGAITHCHMNETQAEVAMTLGETGMRPVEWFASLGILGPDFHAVHGVWLSDREIALLAQHGATVTHCPAANMILASGVAPIWKLVTTKGTPEGQGEHGINVALGTDGPASNDGQDMFEMMRLAAYLQRVTTLDERAMPPRRVIAMATVAGARAVGSPSLRVGDKADLVLLDFDAAHIQPVGDVLASIVYNVRGSDVDTLIVDGRPLIQDKRVLCLDEQVLIAECRDRARHLAHRAGIE, from the coding sequence ATGACGCTGCTCATTCAAAATGCCACGCTGATCTTGCCGGATCGCGTCGTTCCACGCGGCTATGTGCTCATCGAAGGCGACCGCATCGCCAGAGCCGGTGAAGGGGAAGCGCCATCGTCAATCATCCATCATCCATCGTCAATCGTGATTGACGCCACGCACATGGTCGCGTTGCCCGGCCTGGTCAACGCGCACACGCACCTGGAACAGACGTTCATGCGCGGTTACAGCGCCAACCGGGCGCTGCTGGATTGGTTGAAGCACTACATCTGGAAGCTGCAGGGCGCGATGACGCCGGAGGACGTGCGACTGGCGGTCACGCTCGGTTTGGTGGAGGCCATGCGCGGCGGCGCGACCACGATCATTGACCATCACAAAGTCCCTTTCTCTCGACGCCACACCGATGTCGTGCTGGAGACGGCTGACAAGCTCGGCGTGCGGCTGGTGTTGGCCCGCGCCTGGGCCGACCGCGGCGCGAACGCCGAATTGCCCGGCGCCATCCTGGACGACTTAAAACGCCTGTTCGACGAATGGCACGGCGCAGCGAACGGCCGCATTCACATCGCCAACGGGCCGCTCGTGCCGTGGCGCTGCTCCCCCGAGACGCTGCGCCGGACTACCGAGCTGGCGCGCAGGCACGGCGCAATCACCCACTGTCACATGAACGAGACGCAGGCCGAGGTGGCGATGACGCTGGGGGAGACCGGCATGCGGCCGGTCGAGTGGTTCGCCTCGCTGGGCATCCTCGGGCCAGACTTTCATGCCGTGCATGGCGTGTGGCTGAGCGATCGAGAGATCGCGCTGCTGGCACAACACGGCGCGACGGTGACGCATTGCCCGGCGGCAAACATGATCCTCGCCTCCGGCGTCGCGCCAATTTGGAAGCTGGTAACCACGAAGGGCACGCCAGAAGGACAGGGGGAGCACGGCATCAACGTCGCCCTGGGCACCGACGGCCCGGCCAGCAACGACGGCCAGGACATGTTCGAGATGATGCGGCTGGCGGCTTATCTGCAGCGCGTGACCACGCTGGACGAGCGCGCCATGCCGCCGCGCCGGGTCATCGCGATGGCGACCGTCGCCGGCGCGCGCGCCGTCGGAAGCCCCTCGCTGCGCGTCGGGGACAAAGCCGACCTGGTGCTGCTGGACTTCGACGCCGCGCACATCCAGCCGGTCGGCGACGTGCTCGCGTCTATCGTATACAACGTGCGCGGCAGCGATGTAGATACCCTCATCGTAGATGGCCGCCCGCTGATCCAGGACAAGCGTGTGCTCTGCCTAGACGAGCAGGTGCTGATCGCCGAATGCCGCGACCGCGCCCGGCATCTGGCACACCGCGCAGGGATTGAGTAA